TTTTGAAATGGAGCGCGCTGCATTCCGCCCGCTGGGTCTCACCAGCCGCGCCGTACACCTGAATGGCCTCACCCGCATGCCGGATGGCGAAATCCGCATGTGGATCGGCAGACGCAGCCCGTTCAAGGACGTTGCCCCGAATCGCCTCGACAACCTGATGGGTGGTGGCATTGCCGCCGGAGAAACCCTGCAGGTGGCACTGGAGCGCGAAGGCTGGGAAGAAGCAGGTATTCCGGCCAGCAAGCTCGAACTGCTGCCACAGGCCGCCCTGCTGCTGGCCGAGCGCCCGGTAGCCCGTGGCCTGCACCGCGAATGGCTGCACGTCTTCGACGTCTGGCTGGATACGCAGGAAATCCCGCAGAATCAGGATGGAGAAGTGGAAGCCCACCTGCTGATGCCGCTGGCAGAAGTGGAGCAACACCTCATCAACGGGCAGTTCATGAGCGATGCCGCCCTGGCCGCCATCGACTGTATGGCGCGCCTTGGCTATTGGGGCCAGGACGCGGCACTCGATGCCCTGCTGGCGCAAGTACGCGCCCCGATAGGCAGCGATATCGCCATTCGCTGATCAGCCCGCAGCGCACGCTACTAAGCCCGCATCAGCGGGCTTTTTGTTTGACTGATGCGAATCTACGGCCAACGTTGGCCGCAAGGGTGGCGGTGTCGTCGGGCTGGGATGAGGGCGCGGGCGCTGCGGTAAATGCTGGCCCACGCCGCAAAGCACAAAGCCCAGCTTGATTTCTCAAGCTGGGCTTCTTGTGGGGGAGTCTGGCGGTGTCCTACTTTCACACGGGTATCCGCACTATCATCGGCGCTGAGGCGTTTCACGGTCCTGTTCGGAATGGGAAGGCGTGGGACCACCTCGCTATGGCCACCAGACATAAACTGTCATCAAACTGTCGAAGCCTTACCANNNNNNNNNNNNNNNNNNNNNNNNNNNNNNNNNNNNNNNNNNNNNNNNNNNNNNNNNNNNNNNNNNNNNNNNNNNNNNNNNNNNNNNNNNNNNNNNNNNNTGTCACTTTCTCTTGCAGTGCAAGTGTCTGGCTTGCCAGGCACTTACACCTATCGGTTATTTGGTTTGTTAAAGAGCGGGCTGACTTCGTTTCGTTGCGTCGTCAGCAGAGGAGGCGAACTATACCCATCGGCCCTGAGCCCGTCAACACCCGAAAAGCCGTTTTCTGTAATTAATTATCTAAACAGCTGATTCTACGAAACAAAAAAATCCGGATTACTCGCTGATGGCGGCAGGCTACACTGCTGTTCGAATTTTCATGACGTGATGTTGTTGCGATGAACTGGCTTTTCGACCTGGATGAAACCCTGCACCACGCCGGCCACGCGGTATTTCCGCGCATCAGCCAGCGCATGACCGATTACATCGTGACCTACCTGGGTTATGAGGAAGCGCAGGCCAACCAGCTGCGTACCCATTACTGGCGGCGCTATGGCGCGACGCTGGGCGGGCTGGTGCGCCACCACCGTATCTCTGCCGACCATTTCCTGCGCTTTACCCATGATATGGATGAGCTGCTGCCGTGGATCCAGCGCGACTCGCGCCTGCCGCAGTTGCTGCGCCGGCTGCCGGGCCGCAAATGGATTTTTTCCAACGGCCCGCAACACTATGTAGAGGCAATCACCGAACACCTTGGCATCGGGCAGCTGATTACCGGCTGCTACGGCATGGAGGCGCTGGACTACCAGCCCAAGCCGCGCCGCAGCGCCTACTACCGGGTATTGCGCGACACAGGGTTGGCCGCAAGCCGCTGCGTGATGGTGGAAGATACGCTGGCCAATCTGCGAACGGCGAAACAGCTGGGCATGCGCACGGTATGGATCAACCGCCGCCTGTGCCACCCCGCCTGGGTGGACTGGCGCATCACCAGCCTGCAACAGCTAGCCGGGCTGACGTTTGATTGCTGACTGCTGCCAGATGCTGAACAGCAGGCAGGCCAGCGCCAGCAGCGGCCACAGGTCGGCCAGGAAATCGACCAGCGCATTCATATTGTGCAGATGGCCGTAAGGCCAGCGGAACAGCGACAGGAAATCGGCCTGCACCTGACTGAGCGGCCACAATACCGCCGCGGCCTGTGCTGCGGCCAACGCCAGCAGCGCAACCAGGGTTTGCAGCATGCGACCGCTGCGGGCAAACAGCCACGACAGCAGGAAGCCGGCGGCCAGCCCGGTCACCAGGTGCGGGTTCACCCACTGGAAGAAGGCAAATGGCTTGAGCAGCGCACCGGCGGCAAACAGCTTGAGCAGCCAGGCGGATACCACCACCCACAGGATGGCCTGCCCGCTGTCCCGGCGCTGCAACAGGAATGCGGTCAGGAACAGGTTGACCGCCAGCATATTGCTGGCCGCACCGCCGGCCTCCAGCAGAAACAGGAACAGCCGCGGGTTGTCGATGGGCGACAGGTAGGGCTGCGGCAACCCCTGCGGGTAGGCCACCACACCGAACAACGGCAGTGCCGGGTTGAGCTGGGTGAAGAACCACAGTCCCATGACCAGCAGGCCATAGTCGGCGGCGCTATCCGCCACGAAGTGGCGCCGCCGCCATTGCCACAAGTGATGCCAGTAGCGGCGCAGCCAGCTGGAGATGGCCAGCGTCGCCCCCAGAGCGGCGCCGGACACATTGCACAGCAAGTCGAGATTGGACGCCACGCGGCTGGGCAGAAACTGCTGGGTGAACTCCATGCCAAAGCTGGTCAGCCCGGCGACGCACACCGCAAACAGCAGCGACAGCCAGCGCGGCAACAGCAGCAACGCCAGGCAGAAGCCATAAGGGAT
This Vogesella sp. LIG4 DNA region includes the following protein-coding sequences:
- a CDS encoding VanZ family protein is translated as MTAFPARASNSHVALYAALINAVIIVFLSLYPFHGWRYSGRPLLEFLFDPLPFYTSSFDNAANVLIYIPYGFCLALLLLPRWLSLLFAVCVAGLTSFGMEFTQQFLPSRVASNLDLLCNVSGAALGATLAISSWLRRYWHHLWQWRRRHFVADSAADYGLLVMGLWFFTQLNPALPLFGVVAYPQGLPQPYLSPIDNPRLFLFLLEAGGAASNMLAVNLFLTAFLLQRRDSGQAILWVVVSAWLLKLFAAGALLKPFAFFQWVNPHLVTGLAAGFLLSWLFARSGRMLQTLVALLALAAAQAAAVLWPLSQVQADFLSLFRWPYGHLHNMNALVDFLADLWPLLALACLLFSIWQQSAIKRQPG
- a CDS encoding pyrimidine 5'-nucleotidase; translation: MNWLFDLDETLHHAGHAVFPRISQRMTDYIVTYLGYEEAQANQLRTHYWRRYGATLGGLVRHHRISADHFLRFTHDMDELLPWIQRDSRLPQLLRRLPGRKWIFSNGPQHYVEAITEHLGIGQLITGCYGMEALDYQPKPRRSAYYRVLRDTGLAASRCVMVEDTLANLRTAKQLGMRTVWINRRLCHPAWVDWRITSLQQLAGLTFDC
- a CDS encoding DUF4743 domain-containing protein; translation: MQARAVASALQQMIEYDKTGFVPLHVAGEPLGCVNQQWLQRLQAEYSSLFRLEQGVLTALPAAHDFAERSRQLAQTATQWRDAGWLNGWRNEKFMAYFQDGTPCFEMERAAFRPLGLTSRAVHLNGLTRMPDGEIRMWIGRRSPFKDVAPNRLDNLMGGGIAAGETLQVALEREGWEEAGIPASKLELLPQAALLLAERPVARGLHREWLHVFDVWLDTQEIPQNQDGEVEAHLLMPLAEVEQHLINGQFMSDAALAAIDCMARLGYWGQDAALDALLAQVRAPIGSDIAIR